One Ranitomeya imitator isolate aRanImi1 chromosome 1, aRanImi1.pri, whole genome shotgun sequence DNA window includes the following coding sequences:
- the LOC138657904 gene encoding spidroin-1-like, with the protein MTVTSPQVLPLSVQQLRPGCVQLVFSGVSQQQISRHSGEIPVPPQCPLLLCAHTFSIWSVVTSCVVAAVTAGVGVRAAAPVVVIGRGHTGVGGFSGYLESERRPEGRAENGSDPVTSGPSHTQRTGSATRTGELGLITGDPGRGRRGNPREGGGETQERAAGKPKRGRRGNPREGGGETQERAAGKPKRGRRGNPREGGGETQERAAGKPKRGRRGNPREGGGETQERAAGKPKRGRRGNPREGGGETQERAAGKPKRGRRGNPREGGGETQERAAGKPKRGRRGNPREGGGGSKERAAGKPKRGRRGNPREGGGETQERAAGKPKRGQRGIQGEGGGETQERAAGKPKRGRRGIQGEGGGETQERAAGKPKRGRRGNPREGSGETQERAAGDPRRGRRGNPREGGGETQERAAGDPRRGRRGNPREGGGETQERAAGKPKRGRPGIPGEGGGGSWKKEVGDPGREQRGILGEGGGGSPGEGDGRSREKAAGKPKRAAGDPGRGQRRNPREGGRGSWEKVIGDPGREQRGILGEGDGGSREREVGKPKRGWRGILEEGGGRVRRGIPGNGGGGTRESAAGDPGRVWRGIPGEGGGGSWEKMAGDPGRVWRGISGEGGEGTRGSAAWDPGRV; encoded by the coding sequence atgacggtgacgtcaccacaggtccttccgctctcagtgcagcagctccgtcctggttgtgtgcagctcgtgttctctggtgtcagccagcagcagatttcccgccATTCCGGTGAGATTCCTGTGCCCCCTCAGTGTCCGCTGCTCCTCTgcgctcacacgttcagtatttggtcagtagttaCTTCCTGTGTAGTCGCCGCGGTGACTGCAGGTGTCGGTGTGAGGGCAGCGGCCCCTGTGGTTGTGATTGGCCGGGGTCATACAGGGGTCGGTGGTTTCTCCGGTTATCTGGAGTCAGAGCGTCGGCCTGAGGGCAGAGCAGAGAACGGGTCTGATCCAGTGACGTCCGGCCCATCCCACACACAACGGACGGGGAGTGCGACCAGAACCGGGGAACTGGGGCTCATCACTGGGGATCCTGGGAGAGGGCGGCGGGGAAACCCAAGAGAGGGCGGCGGGGAAACCCAAGAGAGGGCGGCGGGGAAACCCAAGAGAGGGCGGCGGGGAAACCCAAGAGAGGGCGGCGGGGAAACCCAAGAGAGGGCGGCGGGGAAACCCAAGAGAGGGCGGCGGGGAAACCCAAGAGAGGGTGGCGGGGAAACCCAAGAGAGGGCGGCGGGGAAACCCAAGAGAGGGCGGCGGGGAAACCCAAGAGAGGGCGGCGGGGAAACCCAAGAGAGGGCGGCGGGGAAACCCAAGAGAGGGCGGCGGGGAAACCCAAGAGAGGGCGGCGGGGAAACCCAAGAGAGGGCGGCGGGGAAACCCAAGAGAGGGCGGCGGGGAAACCCAAGAGAGGGCGGCGGGGAAACCCAAGAGAGGGCGGCGGGGAAACCCAAGAGAGGGCGGCGGGGAAACCCAAGAGAGGGCGGCGGGGGATCCAAGGAGAGGGCGGCGGGGAAACCCAAGAGAGGGCGGCGGGGAAACCCAAGAGAGGGCGGCGGGGAAACCCAAGAGAGGGCAGCGGGGAAACCCAAGAGAGGGCAGCGGGGGATCCAAGGAGAGGGCGGCGGGGAAACCCAAGAGAGGGCGGCGGGGAAACCCAAGAGAGGGCGGCGGGGGATCCAAGGAGAGGGCGGCGGGGAAACCCAAGAGAGGGCGGCGGGGAAACCCAAGAGAGGGCGGCGGGGAAACCCAAGAGAGGGCAGCGGGGAAACCCAAGAGAGGGCAGCGGGGGATCCAAGGAGAGGGCGGCGGGGAAACCCAAGAGAGGGCGGCGGGGAAACCCAAGAGAGGGCGGCGGGGGATCCAAGGAGAGGGCGGCGGGGAAACCCAAGAGAGGGCGGCGGGGAAACCCAAGAGAGGGCGGCGGGGAAACCCAAGAGAGGGCGGCCAGGGATCCCGGGAGAGGGCGGTGGGGGAAGCTGGAAGAAGGAGGTGGGGGATCCCGGGAGAGAGCAGCGTGGGATCCTGGGAGAGGGCGGCGGGGGATCCCCGGGAGAGGGCGATGGGAGATCCCGGGAGAAGGCAGCAGGGAAACCCAAGAGGGCGGCGGGGGATCCTGGGAGAGGGCAGCGGAGAAACCCAAGAGAGGGCGGCAGGGGATCCTGGGAGAAGGTGATTGGGGATCCCGGGAGAGAGCAGCGTGGGATCCTGGGAGAGGGTGACGGAGGATCCCGGGAGAGGGAAGTGGGGAAACCCAAGAGAGGATGGCGGGGGATCCTGGAAGAGGGTGGCGGGAGAGTGCGGCGGGGGATCCCAGGAAATGGCGGCGGGGGAACCCGGGAGAGTGCGGCGGGGGATCCTGGGAGAGTGTGGAGGGGGATCCCGGGAGAGGGCGGTGGGGGATCTTGGGAAAAGATGGCGGGGGACCCCGGGAGAGTGTGGCGGGGGATCTCGGGAGAAGGCGGCGAAGGAACCCGGGGGAGTGCGGCATGGGATCCCGGGAGAGTGTAG